The Polyangiaceae bacterium genome includes a region encoding these proteins:
- a CDS encoding type II toxin-antitoxin system Phd/YefM family antitoxin: MLVTMRPSVVKAGEFKAKCLELMDRVAATGRPIVITKRGTPVARLVAATTRPPTLFGFMSGRIQVVGDIVAPIDARWDAER, translated from the coding sequence ATGCTCGTGACCATGAGGCCGAGCGTGGTCAAGGCGGGCGAGTTCAAGGCCAAGTGCCTCGAGCTCATGGACCGAGTGGCGGCTACCGGGCGCCCAATCGTGATCACCAAGCGTGGCACGCCGGTCGCGCGGCTCGTCGCCGCCACCACCCGGCCGCCTACTCTCTTCGGCTTCATGAGCGGGCGCATCCAGGTCGTGGGCGACATCGTCGCCCCCATCGACGCTCGCTGGGACGCGGAGCGCTGA
- a CDS encoding type II toxin-antitoxin system VapC family toxin, whose translation MLLDTHVLVWLAAGDDHLGPRAKRAIDRAFAPAGSSVAVSAFSYWEIETLISRKRLRGLRSADALRDEAAKLGLVEIEVDSDIAIGAARLRGFHGDPADRIIVATAQAHRATLVTADETLLDWGSSLRTLDAKT comes from the coding sequence ATGCTCCTCGACACCCATGTGCTCGTCTGGCTCGCCGCCGGAGACGACCACCTCGGCCCTCGTGCAAAGCGCGCCATCGACCGCGCGTTTGCCCCCGCGGGATCGAGCGTCGCGGTGTCTGCCTTCAGCTACTGGGAGATCGAGACGCTGATCTCCAGGAAGCGCCTGCGTGGACTCCGCTCCGCGGATGCGCTCCGGGACGAAGCAGCCAAGCTTGGCCTGGTCGAAATCGAGGTGGACAGCGACATCGCCATCGGCGCGGCCCGCCTGCGCGGCTTCCACGGTGACCCCGCCGATCGCATCATCGTCGCGACAGCCCAAGCCCACCGCGCGACGCTCGTCACGGCCGACGAGACGCTGCTCGACTGGGGCTCCTCGCTGCGCACGCTCGACGCCAAGACCTGA